A window of the Planococcus citri chromosome 4, ihPlaCitr1.1, whole genome shotgun sequence genome harbors these coding sequences:
- the LOC135842296 gene encoding leukocyte elastase inhibitor-like — protein sequence MNTFKCGKTTYSRQDDEEAIKTFEQSMAHGASEFGLSMAKLLYKEEAEKNVLFSPINIYSALALVLLGSDGETFEEIAALMGLQGRRKNDEETSKTHEILGRVMEAIENTADRIIRLREGGEKNMKSIINITNGVFVQDDVNFVKSYVTQARSFYKSKISNVDFRQNPSKATDIINEFISESTQKRIPQLFKQPVDSDTRIILASCVYFKATWDEQFHKGATKDENFYTGSDNTLVKMMHFEKEIPYVDLPDLHLEAVRLKYEGNDVSMIVILPKPEKTLGDLISSLRVEDLQQIVDHRGFANVDLKLPRMRFKWESDMNNYLVQLGLKKVFSDQCELNNMVSDPSLKISNVTHAAEIEVDENGTEASAVTAVRYMLMCYREPEKPKQFHVNRPFLFYIYHQKTKTILFLGAVHNPQTA from the exons ATGAATACGTTCAAATGCGGAAAGACCACTTATTCCAGACAAGACGATGAAGAGGCGATAAAGACTTTCGAACAG TCTATGGCACACGGAGCTTCAGAATTTGGGTTATCTATGGCAAAATTATTGTACAAAGAGGAGGCCGAAAAAAATGTGCTGTTTTCCCCCATCAACATTTACTCAGCTTTAGCCTTAGTGCTGTTGGGGTCTGATGGCGAAACTTTTGAAGAAATAGCTGCATTAATGGGACTacaaggaagaagaaaaaatgacgA AGAAACGAGCAAAACTCATGAAATTTTAGGCCGAGTAATGGAAGCGATAGAAAACACGGCGGATAGGATTATCAGATTACGCGAAGGGGGTGAAAAGAACATGAAAAGTATCATTAATATCACAAACGGCGTATTTGTACAAGATGATGTCAATTTTGTTAAATCGTATGTCACCCAAGCTCGATCATTCtacaaaagcaaaatttccaacGTCGATTTTCGTCAAAACCCATCCAAAGCTACCGATATCATAAACGA ATTCATTTCGGAAAGTACTCAAAAAAGAATACCCCAGTTATTTAAACAACCGGTTGATAGTGATACGCGTATTATTCTCGCATCTTGCGTATACTTCAAAGCAACATGGGATGAACAATTCCACAAAGGTGCAACAAAAGA tgaaaatttctACACCGGATCCGATAATACGTTGGTAAAAATGATGcatttcgaaaaagaaatacCATACGTTGATCTGCCTGATTTGCATCTGGAAGCAGTGCGTTTGAAATACGAAGGCAATGACGTATCCATGATTGTGATCCTTCCCAAACCTGAAAAAACATTAGGCGATTTGATTTCATCATTACGAGTCGAAGATTTACAACAGATCGTCGATCATCGGGGGTTCGCGAACGTTGATTTGAAATTACCTCGCATGAGGTTCAAATGGGAATCGGATATGAACAACTATCTCGTCCAACTTGGCTTGAAGAAAGTTTTCAGCGATCAATGTGAATTAAATAATATGGTATCGGatccttctttgaaaatttccaacgttACTCATGCAGCAGAAATTGAAGTCGATGAAAATGGAACTGAAGCGAGTGCTGTGACTGCGGTGCGATATATGCTGATGTGCTATAGGGAACctgaaaaaccaaaacaattCCACGTTAATCGACCGTTTTTATTCTACATTtatcaccaaaaaaccaaaactatATTATTTTTGGGAGCAGTTCATAATCCTCAAACAGCATAG